From Longimicrobiaceae bacterium, one genomic window encodes:
- the secY gene encoding preprotein translocase subunit SecY has translation MSNPVANLFRIPELKEKILFTLLCLFVYRIGAHVTAPGIDVNALRAFAQSMQGTAFGIYDMFVGGGLSKATVFALGIMPYISASIMFQLLATVFPSVEKMQKEGEDGRKKLTQYTRYATVVLAIFQAYGFALFLESPQVPGAVAHPGWSFRFMMILTLVTGAVFVMWLGEQITERGIGNGMSLLIFFSIIEGLPTAIFETVKLVQAGQVHAVGVLGLIVMMLVTISGTVAITMAARKIPVQIPQKVMGRGRIRQGQKSFVPLRINSAGVMPIIFAQSIVIVPSTLAAFTKNRALHDAAQWFAPGTGIYYALLTLLIVFFTYFYTAIIFNPVDLAENLKKQGAFIPGVKPGVRTAEYIDRVLSRITLPGAFFLAAIAIIPTAVLHALGVTGLSRLLGGTGLLIVVGVGLDTVQQMQQHLLLRRYDGFMKKGRVKFRGRQQRYI, from the coding sequence ATGTCGAACCCCGTCGCCAACCTGTTCCGGATCCCGGAGCTGAAGGAGAAGATCCTCTTCACGCTCCTGTGCCTCTTCGTCTACCGCATCGGCGCGCACGTCACGGCGCCGGGCATCGACGTGAACGCGCTCCGTGCGTTCGCGCAGTCCATGCAGGGTACGGCGTTCGGGATCTACGACATGTTCGTGGGAGGCGGGCTGTCCAAGGCGACGGTCTTCGCCCTGGGCATCATGCCCTACATCTCGGCCAGCATCATGTTCCAGCTGCTGGCCACGGTGTTCCCGAGCGTCGAGAAGATGCAGAAGGAGGGCGAGGACGGCCGGAAGAAGCTCACGCAGTACACGCGCTACGCCACGGTCGTGCTCGCCATCTTCCAGGCCTACGGCTTCGCGCTCTTCCTGGAGTCGCCGCAGGTCCCCGGCGCGGTGGCGCACCCCGGGTGGAGCTTCCGCTTCATGATGATCCTCACCCTGGTCACGGGCGCGGTGTTCGTGATGTGGCTGGGCGAGCAGATCACCGAGCGCGGCATCGGCAACGGCATGAGCCTGCTCATCTTCTTCTCCATCATCGAGGGGCTGCCCACGGCCATCTTCGAGACGGTGAAGCTCGTGCAGGCCGGCCAGGTGCACGCCGTGGGCGTGCTGGGGCTGATCGTGATGATGCTGGTGACCATCTCCGGCACCGTCGCGATCACCATGGCGGCCCGCAAGATCCCGGTGCAGATCCCGCAGAAGGTCATGGGCCGCGGGCGCATCCGGCAGGGGCAGAAGTCGTTCGTGCCGCTGCGCATCAACTCGGCGGGCGTGATGCCCATCATCTTCGCGCAGTCGATCGTGATCGTGCCGAGCACGCTGGCGGCCTTCACGAAGAACCGCGCGCTGCACGACGCGGCGCAGTGGTTCGCGCCGGGCACGGGCATCTACTACGCGCTGCTCACGCTGCTGATCGTCTTCTTCACGTACTTCTACACGGCCATCATCTTCAACCCGGTGGACCTGGCCGAGAACCTGAAGAAGCAGGGCGCGTTCATCCCCGGCGTGAAGCCGGGCGTGCGCACGGCCGAGTACATCGACCGGGTGCTGAGCCGCATCACGCTGCCGGGGGCGTTCTTCCTGGCGGCCATCGCCATCATCCCGACCGCGGTGCTGCACGCGCTGGGCGTGACCGGCCTGTCGCGCCTGCTGGGCGGCACCGGCCTGCTGATCGTGGTGGGCGTGGGGCTCGACACCGTGCAGCAGATGCAGCAGCACCTTCTGCTTCGCCGCTACGACGGCTTCATGAAGAAGGGCCGGGTGAAGTTCCGCGGGCGGCAGCAGCGGTACATCTAG